TGACGCGCTTCCGGTCCGCGACCGCTATCTGATCTCGCTGGCCGATGGCCGCGGGCGCGTCCTTTGGCAGACGCCCGCGACGCCGGAGCACCTCCAAGTGACCTATCCGGCAGGCTGCGAGCCGGGCTCCTACTGGGTCCGGATCGCCGACGACTCCGGGGCGCTGCTTCGGGAATACGGGCTTCGCGTGGAGTAATCCGCCTACCGCAGCCGCTCACGATCGAACGTGAGCCCGAGGAAGACGAGGCACATCTCGTCTTCCGTGCCCTCACCCCAAGTCACCGTCTTCAGCGGATTGTTCGGGTTCCGCGGATTGCCCTCGGTATTGTCGTAGCGGCAGGAGAGCCGGACGCGCGAAAAGGCGGGCAACGCCACCGGCTCGACATAGGTGTAGGGGCCCTGCCAGTTGAAATCCCAATTATCGATGTAAACCAGGGGCGTTTCTTCGCCGCGCGGTGAAACAATGTCAGCCTTGATCTGCCGCCCGAGCAGGTGCATGTGCGGGAAGACGCTGACGACGTGCGCGTCGAGCAGGGGCGGCACCGGGAACTCGGCGCGGACCTCGTGATCGGACTCGCCCGCCGGGATCGTCATGTTGATCCGGCCGCGGAGATCGATCGGAAGAACGGGAATGAATAGCAGCCGCCGTTCGACGGGCGCCTTGGAGAAGTAGATGCCAATGCGCGTCTGGTCCGGCGCTGTTCCGCCGCGGGCGTAATAGTGAACCTGCATGACGACACGCGCCTTCGGCGGAAGCTGCATGGCGACGCCATCGGGCAGGTGCGCGGGCCGCGTTCCTGGCGCCCACCCGCCGAGCGAGACTCCGTTGGTCAGGAGCGCTGCCGGCCCGCCGAGGGAGGTTCCCGGGCCGCCGAAGCAGGTGTAGCCGGGCTCTTCGTCCTTGGCGTCCAGCGCTTCGGCTTCGCCGGAAGTATCGAGGTAGAGAATTACGTGGTGCACGTAGCGCCGGTCGCCGGGCAGGATGTCGACGGCGGAGACAAACCGGGTTTCTTCGAACTCGGTGGGAAGGACGAAGCAGCGGTACATGTCGCGGCCGCGGGGCGGCTGGTAGGCTTCCGGCATTTCGAGCGTCAGATCCGGGTCCCCGAGCACCCAGTCGCCGCGCGGCGCGGTGGCTTCGGGCAGTTCGGCATCGTCGCCGTAGGGGACGCCGGCCTCCACCCATTGCACGATCTGGGCGCGTTCATCGTCGGGAAGCGCGAGTGATCCGCGGAAGTCGCCGTGGCCGGGGACTGGCTTCCATGGGGGCATGATGCGATCGGTGATCACGCGGACGATGTCTTCCCGGAAGTCCGCGGCCGCTTCGTAGGTATCGAGCGCAAACGGGGCGATGTCGTGCGCGCGGTGGCACTGGGTGCACCTTGCGGTCAGAATACGGGAGATCTCCCGCGTGTAGGTAGGCTGCGCGGAGGCGGCTGCCGCCAGCAAGCCGAGAAGGGCGGTGATTACTGCCGGTCGCGTCGTCATCGATTCTCCAGCGGACTTTCCCCTATTGTCTCCGATTTCCGGCGCTTACGGCTCGCGGAGTTCGGCGAGGGCGTGTGCGGCCGTTTCGAAGAACTCGTCACGCTGAGGCGTTCCGGGGAACCGGATTTCCGCCGAACGGAAGAACTCGACTTCGGCTTCCAACTTCGCGGCGAGGCTGGCGCGTGCGGCGGGGACGTGGACGGGTTTGCCGTCGCGGAGAACGTAGACGGGGTTGGTGTGCGCCTGGAGCACTGGAAGCGATTCGGGATCGCCGGGTAGCTTGCGGGCGCGGGTGCGCGCGGCGATCCAGCAACTCTCCGGGCACTCGATGCGTGCTTCGATCTCCGGACCCGGGCCGGCGGCGATCACCTCGCCGTTGCGCACGATCTCCACGGCCTCGAGCGGACGGAAGAAGGCGGCGCGGGCGGTGGCCGTACCGGCCGCGCGGTCGTGGCTGAGTTCGACGATGGGACCGTTGGTGACGGTGATAGCGCCATCGCGCACGGCCCGCGCCCAGGTTTCATACGACGACTCGCGGCCGGGCGGCGCTTTGGTGACCGCGCGTTCGGGTCCGATGAGCGGCAGCCAGTTGGGCCACGGCGTTCGGCCGTTGAGGTTCACGGGAAAGTCGCTGCCGGCAATGCCGGTGACTTTCAGTCCGGCGTTAAGCAACTCGTACCAGGGCTCGAGCTTGAGCACGCCGAACTGGAACACTTCGACGAAATCGATATTGCCGAGGACGGCGTCGATGTAGATCGCGCTGTGTTGGGGCGGTTGGAAGAAATGCGCATAGCCGACCGTCGCGCCCTCGCGGCGGCCGGCGGCGAACAGGAGGGAGGGAAACGGGTACGATTCCGGCGTGTTCGCGTACATCAGTCCGGTGGAGAGCGGCCGAATGAGGCGGCGCGGGCCGAGGATGTTGATGTGGCCCCAGAATTCGTTGCGGGACTCGTGCCCGGAGCGGATGGAGTAGCGGCCGCGGCGCGCTTCGGCGGCGGGACCGAAGCCGTATTGCGGCGCGGCGTCCATCTGGCGCTGGAGTTGGAGGAAGTTGCCGACGGTGAGGTCTTCAGCCTCGAGCCAGGAAAGGAAAAGCGGATCGTCGGGGCGCTCGCGGGTGAGATGAATGTGGTCGTCTGCGGTGATCCACTGCGCGGGGTCGACGCCGGTCCAGGGCTTGAGCGGCAGCGTGACGGTGCGCGATTCCTCGGGCTTCAGTGTGAAGCTCTCCGACGCAGGAGTGTAGAAGAAGCCGCGATAGGCTTCGAGCGTGTATTCACCGGGCGGCAATTGGAAGGTCGCCGCGCCTTTGAGAAGAAGGTAGTGATACTGATCGCGGCAGATGACCTCCACGGCCGCCGGGTCCGGCTTGCGGAGGAACGGGCGATCCCGATAAAACACGTCGGACTTCAGCGGCAGCACCCCGTCGACGGGCGTGAGGCGGAAAGGCGAGTTGCCCTTGCGCAGATAGATGCGGGAGGGCATCCCCGGACCGGTCTGGACGGTGAGCGTCGCCGAGCCAATGGGCCGCTGGGCCCACACGAGCAGCAGCGTGAACAGCAGCGCGAGCGCAAGGCGGAGCATCGCGGACGATTATAAGCCGGTTGTGCCATGCTGAGGAGGCATGGCTTGGAAATTCGAACTGCTCGACCCCCCGTATGGCAACGTGAGCGAGGGCCCCGTTTGGAACGGATCGTACCTGCTCTACACGCAGATCCAACGGAGCCGCATCATGAAGTACGATCCGGCGTCGGGCGCGCTGACGGTCCATCGCGAAGGCTCCAATCATTCGAACGGGCTCGCCTATGACGCGCAGGGCCGACTGTATGCGTGCGAGGGCGGCGACGTTGAGAACGGCCGCCGCGTGGTGCGCTATACCGAGACGGGCGTGGATGTCGTCGCCGCGGGCTACGACGGCAAGCGGTTCAACATTCCGAACGATCTCGTGGTCGACTCGGCCGGGCGTGTGTGGTTCACCGATCCTTTCTATGAAGGCGCGGCCGGGCCGTGGAGCGCGGACCGTACGCACAAGGATTTGGATCATGACTCCGTGTATCGCGCCGATCCACAGGCCGCCGGCGCGTGGAGCCTCACGCGGCTGACGTTCGACACCACGCGTCCGAACGGGCTGCTGTTCTCGCTCGATTCGAAGACGCTCTACGTGGCGCAGAGCGGGCGCACTCCGGAAGAGAAACGCCAACTGCGCGCGTATCCGGTGAAGGCGGACTTGTCGCTCGGCCCGGCCGCGGTGCTGCACGACTTCGGCGCCCATCGTGGGATCGACGGCATGGCGCTCGACGCCGAGGGCAACATCGTGGCGACGGCGGGCTGGGAGAACGGCGGGCCGGGGCCTTCGATCTACGTGTTCTCGCCTTCGGGCGAGGTGCTGGAGCGGCATCCGGTGGAGTGCAAGCGGCCGACCAACTGCTGCTTCGCCGGTGCGGATTTGACCGAACTCTACGTGACGTCGACCGAAGGCCACCTGTTCCGCGCGCGCACGGAGCGGCGCGGGCTGGCGATGTTTCCTTTGGGCTCCTGGCCGGCGGTGTAGGCGGCCGGGTTGCACGCGCCGGCCCCGTTGTGGGACACTCCCCTTGGAACCAAAGGGGAGCGCGCATGGACGAAAAAAGCCGGCTCGATCTCATTCGCGGAACGCTTGACGTTCTGATTTTGAAGGCGCTCGTGTGGGGTCCGCGTCATGGCTACGCGATTACGGCGTTCATCCGCGGGTCGAGCGGCGAAGCGCTGATGGTGGAGGAGGGGACGCTCTACCCGGCGCTGTGGCGGCTGGAGAGCCGGGGCCTCGTCAATGGCGAATGGGGGCTTTCGGAGAACAAGCGCAAGGCCAAGTTCTACGGGCTCACCAAGGCCGGACGCAAGCACTTGGAGGCCGAGCGGAGCATGTGGTCCGCGTACGTGGAGGCGGTGGGAAAGGTGTTGGCCGCGCCGGAGCCGGGAGAGGCGTCGTGAGCCGCGAGCCGGTGTGGCGCCGGCTGGACCGGCTGTTCGGGGAAGACCCGGCGGCCGACGCCCGCGACGAACTTAGCTTCCACGCCGAGGCCAAGACGGCGGAACTGATCGCGCAAGGTTGGCGGCCCGAGGCGGCCCGCGCCGAGGCGCTGCGCCAGTTGGGCGACGTTGACCGCATCATCCGCGAGGGCGCCGTTCTCGGTGAGCGCCGGAACCGCCGCCAGAGATTTCGGGAATTCTGGAGCAATCGCATGGACGAGGTCAAATTCGCGCTTCGCACTCTTCGCAAGAACCCCGGCTTCGCCGTCACCGCGATCGCGATTCTGGCGTTGGGTATCGGCGCCAACACGGCGGTGTTCAGCGTGGTGAACACGCTGCTGCTGCGGCCGCTGCCGTTCGCGGAGCCGGGGCGCCTGGTGTGGCTGACGGCGGACAAGGCCCTCACGGCGCAGGTCCGCGAGGCGGCTGGGCTTTCGGGGGTCACCTACACGGTGGACGCGTACGAGGCCTATCGCGCCGCGAACCAATCGTTCGAGTCCGTCACCGCATACAACCCGTTTTTCGGCAACGGCGACTTCACGATGACCGGCGCGGGCGAGCCGCAATCGGTGCTCGGCGTGATGGTGGAGGAGCGCTTCTTTCAAACGCTCGGGATCGCGCCGATCCAAGGGCGACTATTCACCCATGCGGAGACGCAGCAGGGCGGGCCGGGCGCGGCGATTCTGAGCTACGGCTTTTGGCGGCGGCACTTTGGCGGAGACCCGGCCGTGGTGGGCCGCAGCGTGGTGTTGGCAGGCGAGGCGGTGACGATCGCCGGCGTGATGCCGCGCGATTTCGATTTCGGCTCCGTGTTCGCGCCCGGCCTGCGGGCCGATCTGTATGTCCCGGTGAACCTGGATCGCATGCGCACATGGGGCAACACGCTCGCGCTCGTTGGGCGGCTGAAGCCGGGAGTCACCGTGGGGCAGGCGCAAGCGGAAGCGGACGTTCTGTTCCCGCAACTGCGTGCCGCGCATCCCAACTGGTGGGGCGCCTACGAATCGACGCTTTCGCCGTTGAAGGACCACGTGAGCGGACAGTTCCGCCGGGCGCTGCTGTTGCTGTGGGGCGCGGTGGGCCTGGTGCAACTGCTGGTGTGCGTGAACCTGTCGGGACTGCTGGTGGCGCGCGGCGAGGCGCGGAACCGCGAGTTCGCGCTTCGGGCGGCGTTGGGCGCGGGACGCGGGCGGCTGGCGATGCAGTGGCTCGCCGAAGGCGCGATCCTTGTCAGCGCCGGAGCGCTTGCCGGCATCGGGCTCGCCATTGCCCTCGTGGAGGCGCTTCGCCGCACCGGCTCGCTGGCGTTGCCTTTGCTGACCGATATCCGTGTGGACGCGGCATCGCTCGGCTGGACGGCGGCAGTTGCCGCGGCGGCGGCGGTCATCTTCGCGGTAGCGCCGGCGCTGCGAATGCCGGTGCGCCAGATTCAAGGAGTCATCAAGAGCGGCGGCCACGGGCTCAGCGGGGACCGATCCACGGCGCGGGTGCGCAATGCGCTCGTGATCGCTGAAGTGACTCTTGCCTGCGTATTGCTCATCGGCTCCGGCCTGTTGCTGCGGAGCCTCTATAACGTGCTGGACGTGGGCTTGGGGTTCGAGTCCGAAGGCGCGTCGGTGGTGAAGGTCGACTATCCGGAGGGGGATCGCGGGCGCCGGACGGCGCTGTTGCGCGAAGCGCTCGACCGCGTGTCGGCGCTGCCGGGCGTGGACGCGGCGGGCATCGCCGACATGCTGCCGCTCGGCCGCAATCGAAGTTGGGGATTTCGTGCCAAGGGGCGCACATATCCGAAGGAGCTCGCGCAGGTGGCGCGGGTCCGCATCGTCACGCCGGGTTACTTCGAGGCAATGGGAATCCGGCTGGCCGAGGGTCGTGATTTCTCGTGGCAGGACGCGGAGGGCGCCGTGGTCGCTGTGGTGAATCAGAGTGCGGCACGAGTGTTCTGGGGTGGCGATGATCCGTTGGGGCGCGACGCCGTCATCGGCGGACGGGACGCGCGCGTGATCGGCATCGTCGAGGACGTGCGGGGCCTGAGCATCGAAGGCGCGCCGGGTCCGGAGTTTTACATGCTCGTGGCGCAGGCCGGTCCCGAGGGCGCGCATCTGGTGATTCGCAGCGCGCTGCCGCCGCAGGCGCTGGCGGCGCCGGTCATCAGGACCTTGCGGCAGTTGAATCCAGGGCAGCCGGCGGCGGAACCGCGGCCGCTCGCGAGCATTGTCGACAACGCCGTGGCTCCGCGACGCTTCTTCGTCCTGCTCATCTGCGCGTTCGGTACGATGGGGCTCATCCTCGCCGCGCTCGGGCTCTACGGCGTCATCTCGTACACGGTGGCGCGCCGGCAGCAGGAGATCGGGATCCGGATGGCGCTCGGCGCGGGCGCCGGCCGCGTGCGGCGCGACGTCATCGGCCGGGCCGTGGCGCTCGCGCTCGCCGGAATCGCGTTGGGAACCGCCGCGGGGTTGGCGGGCGGGCGATGGATCGAATCCATGCTGTTCGGAATGAAGCCGGCGGACACGCTGACGATGGCGGCGGCAGCGGCCGTGCTCGTCGGCGCGGCGGCGCTGGCGGCGTACATTCCAGCTCGCCGCGCGTCGCGCATCAACCCGATCCAGGCGCTGCGCGGCGAATAGGTAACCGGCTTCAGGGACCGGAGGCCGCCTTTCTGGGAAAATAGCGCTGATGGCCTCAGACGACTCATCCCCGAAACCCACGATCAAGTTCACCCCCGCCAAGCGGGATCACGCGGCCGAATGCGCCGGCCGCCTCCGCAGCCGCGCCTGGTTCGACAACATCGCCGACCCGAGCGCCACCGCGATCTACATTGAGCGCTACCCGAACTACGGCATCACGCGCGAGGAGATGCAATCCGGCAAGCCGATCATCGGCATCGCGCAGACGGGCAATGACCTCGCGGCGTGCAACCGGCATCACATCGAGCTGGCCAAGCGCGTCCGCGACGGCATTCGCGACGCGGGCGGAATTCCGTTCGAGTTTCCGGTGCACCCGATCCAGGAAAGCTGCCGCCGCCCGACGGCGGCGGTGGACCGCAATCTCGCCTACATGGGGTTGGTGGAAGTGCTGCACGGCTATCCACTCGACGGCGTGGTGCTCACCACCGGCTGCGACAAGACGACGCCGGCCTGCCTGATGGCGGCGGCGACGGTGAACATCCCGGCCATCGTGTTCTCCGGCGGCCCGATGCTGAACAGCTACTACAAGGGCGAACTGGCGGGATCGGGCATGGCGCTGTGGGACGCGCGGCGGCTGCTGGCGGCCGGAGAGATCGACCGGCCGGGATTCATGGCGATGGTGGCGGCGTCGGTGCCGTCGGTGGGCCATTGCAACACGATGGGCACGGCGACGTCGATGAACTCGCTTGCCGAGGCGCTCGGCATGTCGCTCGCCGGGTGCGCGGCGATTCCGGCGCCGTATCGGGAGCGCGCACAGATGGGATACTTCACCGGCCAGCGGATCGTCGAGATGGTGCGCGAGGATCTGCGGCCGTCGAAGGTGATGACGCGCGAGGCGTTCGAAAACGCGATCGTGGTGTGCTCAGCGATCGGCGGTTCGACGAACTGCCCGCCGCACCTGATCGCCATCGCGCGCCACATGGGCGTCGAGCTCGATATCCAGGATTGGGAAACGGTGGGGCACGCCGTGCACCTCATCGTGAACCTGCAGCCGGCGGGCGAGTACCTGGCCGAGGCTTATTATCACGCCGGCGGCGTTCCGGCGGTGATCGGCGAGTTGCGAAAGGCGGGCCTCATTCGCGACAACGCGATGACGGTGTCGGGCAAGACGGTGGGCGAGGCGTACGGAGACGCGGGCACGCTGAACGCCGACGTGATCCGGCCGTACGACCGTCCGTTGAAAGAGCACGCCGGATTCGCGGTGCTTTCGGGCAACCTGTTCGACGCGGCATTGATCAAGACGTCGGTGATCGGGCCGGAGTTCGCGGAGCGGTTTCTTTCGAACCCCGCGACGCCGAACTGCTTCACCGGACGCGCGATCGTGTTCGACGGGCCGGAGGATTACCACGACCGCATCAACGATCCGGCGCTCGATATCGATGAGACGTGCATTCTGGTGATCCGCGGCACGGGTCCGGTGGGCTATCCAGGGTCGGCCGAGGTGGTGAACATGCAGCCGCCGGATCACCTGATCAAAAAGGGCGTGAATTATCTGCCGACGATCGGCGACGGACGGCAGAGCGGGACGTCGGCGAGTCCGTCGATTCTGAACGCGTCGCCGGAATCGGCGGTGGGCGGGAATCTGGCGATTCTGCGGACCGGGGATCTATTGAAGGTGGATCTGACGGCGCGGCGCGTGGACATTCAGATTTCCGATGAGGAGCTGGAAGCGCGGCGGGCGGCGATGGTCGTCGAGTATCCCGCGCACCAGACGCCGTGGCAGGAGTTGCAGCGGGCGCATATCGGGCAGTTGTCGAGCGGGATGTGCCTGGAGTTCGCGGTGAAGTATCGCGAGGTGGGCCGGGACATCCCGCGGCACAGCCACTAGACGTTGGCGCTGATACAATACCGTCTGCGAGATCATGGGCAAACGGTGGCGCATCCTGTTTCTTGGCGCTGTTGCGCCGTTGTTCGGGGCTGGGTTGCCGCCTGAGTACTCGGAGCGTGAAGCGCCGGTCCGGGGCGCCGAACCGCTGAAGTATCTCGTCTATGCGCCGCGGCAACTTGCGGCCGGCGAGCGCTACCCGTTGGTTGTCTATCTGCATGGAAGCTGCAAGGAGTGCGTGACCCACGAACGGATCGCGCGCGAGAGCGGCTTGCGGATGTGGCACGGCTACGATCGCAACGTTCAGCGCGAGCCCACGTTTCTGTTCGCGCCGGCCGGCGGGACAGGCGGCTGGACCCGGGAACCACGGCGCGAAAAGATCTTCGAACTGATCGACGGGCTTCTCGAGGAGTTCCCGATTGACCGGCGCCGGATCTACATCATGGGTTTTTCGATGGGCGGCGCCGGGACCTGGAACTACATCCAGGAGCGGCCGGACTTTTTTGCGGCGGCGAACCCGCAGGCGATCGGCGGCGGGGTGGTGAACGCCGAAGCAGTGAAGAACGTTCCGATCTGGGCCACCATCGGCGTTGACGATAACGCCGACCGCATCGATCAACTCACCGCGAACGTAGCCCGGATTCGCACCGCCAATGGCGACCCGCGAGGCGCGGCGACCGGCGTTGCGGGCGTCAATCCGCGGTTCAACATCTTTCCAGCCACCAACCATGGCGGCGCGCAGGCGAAAACGCAGGAACTGCCGGGCTTCCTCGATTGGTTCTACTCGCAGGTCAACGACGGGAATCACGCTCCGAACGTTCGCTTCATCCGGCCGGCGCCGTCCCCGGAGCCGTACCAACGGACGGTGGGCGCGACGGTTGCGGCGACCGATCCCGATGGCTCCGTTGACCGGGTGGAGTTCTTCTCCGGAGCGGATCTGGTGGCCGTGGACCGCGAAGCTCCGTATGCGCACACCTTCACCGGACTGGCTCCGGGCCCCCGGCGGCTGAAGGCGCGGGCGGTGGATGCAGGGGGGAAATCACGGACGGCGGAAGTGACGGTGTTGGTTGCTCCCGTGGAATAGCGAACCGGCCGCGCTATCCTCGAAGTTTCCAATGCGCGCCAGCCGTGTCCGTGAGAAACTCGCCGCCGGGAAGCCGGTGTTGGTCACCAAGATGAATACGCTCGACCCGATGATCGCCGACATCGTCGGGCTGGTCGGGTTCGATTGCCTGTGGCTGTGCAACGAGCACACCGGCATCGATTGGGACCGGCTCGGCCACCTCATCCGCACCGCGGCCATGAACGGCATGGATACGCTTATCCGCGTCTCCAAGGGAAGCTACTCGGATTACATCCGGCCGCTCGAGGCCGGCGCCACGGGCATCATGGTTCCGCATTGCATGAGCGCCGCCGAGGCGCGCTCCATCGGCCAGGCGACCCGGTTCCAGCCGGTGGGACGGCGCGCGCTCGACGGCGGCAACTGCGACGGCCTATACTGCCTGGCGCCGCTCGCCGACTATTTGCGCCTGGCCAACGAGAACACGTTCGTCGTGGTGCAGATCGAGGATCCCGAGGCGCTGAATCAGATCGATGAGATCGTCGCGGCGCCGGGAGTGGATGTGGTGTTCCTCGGCCCGGGCGACCTTTCGCATGGGCTCGGCGACCCCGGCAATATCGTCCATCCGCGGATTCAGGAGGCGATCGTCGAGTTGTCGCGCTCATGCAAACGGCACGGCAAGCATTGGGGACTGCCGGTTTCGGCGGAAACGGCGCCCCGCTATCTCGAGTTGGGCGCGCGCTTCCTCAGTTCCGGCGCGGATGTGCTCGGGCTCGGCTCGTATTTCAAGGATCTCCGGGCGCGCTTCGCTAAGCTCGGGTTCGAGTTCGAGGGCAAGGTCTGATGCAGCCGTTCGCATGGCACGCGCGGACGGGCGTGGAGTCGAAGCCGGGAATCGTGGCCGAGTTGGGCGCGCGGGCACGGGCATTGGGCTTCGCGCGGACGTTGCTGGTGGCTGACCGCGGCATGATCGGCGCGGGCTTCGTGGCGCGGGCGCAGGCATCGCTCGAAGCCGCCGGCGTGGCGGTCCTGACGTTTCACGACTTCGGCGAGAATCCGGATACGGCGATGGTGACGGCTGGCGCGGCGGCGGCCGGCGACGCGGATTCGATCGTCGCTCTCGGCGGCGGCAGTTCGCTCGATTGCGCCAAAGGGATCAACTTCATCGCCACCAACGGCGGGCGCATGCAGGACTATTGGGGCTACGGCAAGGCGGCGCAGCCGATGCTGCCGATGATCGGCGTCCCGACGACCACCGGCACCGGCAGCGAAGCGCAGAGCTATGCGCTCATTTCGGACGCCGAAACTCACGTAAAGATGGCCTGTGGCGCGCCGGGGGCGGCGTTCCGGCTTGTGCTGCTCGATCCGGAGCTGGTCCTCACGCAGCCGCGCGCGGTGCTGGCCGCTGCCGGCTACGACGCCATTTCGCACGCCGTGGAAACGCTTGTCACCGTCAGGCGCAATGCCGTTTCCGATTGCTTCGCGCGCGCGGCGTGGCGGCTGCTGGACCAGGCCTATGAGCCGATGCTCGCCGGCGGCGCCGGAATCGAACAGGCTGCGGCGATGCAGACCGGCGCCTATCTGGCGGGCGCGGCGATTGAGTGCTCGATGCTCGGGGCGACGCACGCCTGCGCGAATCCGCTGACGGCGCGCTACGGAACCGTCCATGGCGTCGCCATCGCGTTGATGCTCGCGCCGGTGGTGCGCTGGAACGCCGGGCACGCGAGCGGGCTATATGCGGAAGCGCACCCGGATCTGGCTGCAAGGCTCGACGATCTGGCGGCGGCGGCCCGGCACCCGCGGCGGCTGCGCGAGATCGATGTTCCGGAATCGGACATAACCGTTCTTGCCGAAGACGCGTCCAAACAATGGACCGGAACCTTCAATCCCCGGCCTTTCTCGAGGGAAGGCGCGCTGGAGTTGTATCGATGCGTTTATTGAATCTGATCTGTGTAGTTGCCGTGGCGGCTGCGGCGCAGGATTGGCCGCAGTTTCGAGGGAATCCGCGACTGACGGGTGTTACGACGGCGGCGGTTCCGAAGACGCTGCGGGTGGTGTGGACCTGGGACGCCGGCGACGCCATTGAGTCGTCGGCGGCGATCGCCGGAGGCACGGTGTACGCCGCGTCGCAGGCCGGCGAGCTGGTGGCGCTCGAACTCGCCACGGGAAGACTCAAGTGGCGCTACAAGACAGGCGGCCCGGTGGGCGAATCGTCGCCGGCGGTGGGTTCGGGCGTGGTTGTCGTCGGCGATCTCGATGGTCACGTGCATGGCGTAAACGCGGCCACGGGCCGTGGGATGTGGAAGCACAAGACGTTTTCGGAGGTGAAGTCCTCGCCGACCATCGTGGACGACCGGGTGCTGATCGGTTCCTACGATCAGAGCCTGTACGCGCTCGATATCAAGACGGGAAAAGAGCTGTGGGCCTTCGCGACCCAGGGTCCGGTGCACTGCACGCCGGGCGTGATGGAGGGCGTCACCTACGTATCGGGATGCGACGAAAAGTTTCGCGCCATTCGCGTATCCGACGGGGAGGAGACGTACCTGGTGGACTCGGGTTCCTACATCGGCGCTTCGCCGTCGCTGGCCGGAGACTCGGCGTATTTCGGCACGTACGACAATCGCGTGCTGGCGGTGGACATGAAGGCGCGCAAGGTGAAGTGGAGCTACGAGAATCCGCAACGGAAGTTTCCTTTCTACTCGTCGGCGGCCGTCACAGGCAACAGGGTGCTGCTCGGAGGCCGCGACAAGTTAATGTACTGTTTGAACGCCGCCACGGGAAAGCCGTTCTGGACGTTCGCCACGAAATCCCGAATCGAGTCGTCGCCGGCGGTGGCCGACGGGCGGGTGTTCTTCGGTTCGAACGACGGGCGGTTCTACGTGCTCGAACTGGAGACGGGAAAGAAGGTCTGGGAGTTCGAGGCCGGGGCGCCGTTGTCGGCATCCCCGGCCATCGCGCAAGGGCGGGTCGTCATCGGGTCACAGGACGGCCGGCTCTACTGTTTCGGCGAGTAGACGCCGGCTCATCCCTTCACCGGCTCCGTGGGAGCCGACCAAGTGGTGACTTTCAGCCGGTAGGCGAAGTGAACCAGCCCCACCATCGGCAGCACCAGCAGGGAAACCTGCCAGCCCGCGCCGCGGGCGACGGTGGCGATCACCGCCGAAGCGGCTGCTCCGGCCAGGTAGTATGGCAGCATCCAGAAGTTGTTCCACTGCCAGATGCCGGAGACCGGTTTGCCGGAAAGGTTGGCGAGCATGGCCGCCACCAGCAGCGAGTTGGTGACGTAC
This DNA window, taken from Bryobacteraceae bacterium, encodes the following:
- a CDS encoding alpha/beta hydrolase-fold protein, giving the protein MGKRWRILFLGAVAPLFGAGLPPEYSEREAPVRGAEPLKYLVYAPRQLAAGERYPLVVYLHGSCKECVTHERIARESGLRMWHGYDRNVQREPTFLFAPAGGTGGWTREPRREKIFELIDGLLEEFPIDRRRIYIMGFSMGGAGTWNYIQERPDFFAAANPQAIGGGVVNAEAVKNVPIWATIGVDDNADRIDQLTANVARIRTANGDPRGAATGVAGVNPRFNIFPATNHGGAQAKTQELPGFLDWFYSQVNDGNHAPNVRFIRPAPSPEPYQRTVGATVAATDPDGSVDRVEFFSGADLVAVDREAPYAHTFTGLAPGPRRLKARAVDAGGKSRTAEVTVLVAPVE
- a CDS encoding aldolase/citrate lyase family protein, translating into MRASRVREKLAAGKPVLVTKMNTLDPMIADIVGLVGFDCLWLCNEHTGIDWDRLGHLIRTAAMNGMDTLIRVSKGSYSDYIRPLEAGATGIMVPHCMSAAEARSIGQATRFQPVGRRALDGGNCDGLYCLAPLADYLRLANENTFVVVQIEDPEALNQIDEIVAAPGVDVVFLGPGDLSHGLGDPGNIVHPRIQEAIVELSRSCKRHGKHWGLPVSAETAPRYLELGARFLSSGADVLGLGSYFKDLRARFAKLGFEFEGKV
- a CDS encoding iron-containing alcohol dehydrogenase; its protein translation is MQPFAWHARTGVESKPGIVAELGARARALGFARTLLVADRGMIGAGFVARAQASLEAAGVAVLTFHDFGENPDTAMVTAGAAAAGDADSIVALGGGSSLDCAKGINFIATNGGRMQDYWGYGKAAQPMLPMIGVPTTTGTGSEAQSYALISDAETHVKMACGAPGAAFRLVLLDPELVLTQPRAVLAAAGYDAISHAVETLVTVRRNAVSDCFARAAWRLLDQAYEPMLAGGAGIEQAAAMQTGAYLAGAAIECSMLGATHACANPLTARYGTVHGVAIALMLAPVVRWNAGHASGLYAEAHPDLAARLDDLAAAARHPRRLREIDVPESDITVLAEDASKQWTGTFNPRPFSREGALELYRCVY
- a CDS encoding PQQ-binding-like beta-propeller repeat protein; translated protein: MRLLNLICVVAVAAAAQDWPQFRGNPRLTGVTTAAVPKTLRVVWTWDAGDAIESSAAIAGGTVYAASQAGELVALELATGRLKWRYKTGGPVGESSPAVGSGVVVVGDLDGHVHGVNAATGRGMWKHKTFSEVKSSPTIVDDRVLIGSYDQSLYALDIKTGKELWAFATQGPVHCTPGVMEGVTYVSGCDEKFRAIRVSDGEETYLVDSGSYIGASPSLAGDSAYFGTYDNRVLAVDMKARKVKWSYENPQRKFPFYSSAAVTGNRVLLGGRDKLMYCLNAATGKPFWTFATKSRIESSPAVADGRVFFGSNDGRFYVLELETGKKVWEFEAGAPLSASPAIAQGRVVIGSQDGRLYCFGE